The following are from one region of the Treponema denticola genome:
- the polA gene encoding DNA polymerase I: protein MKDTIYVLDAYGLIYRSYFAFISRPLTNSKGENVSAIFGFFKSLHSIFTEYNPKLFVTALDSLTPTFRHEMYKEYKATRDKTPDDLHAQIDKIEEILKTFKLPTVRCNGFEADDVIASIAALAEKEGRECVVISGDKDLMQLVSKTTTMLKPGKIKAWEGFDAENVKEEWGVYPDGMLDLLSLIGDSADNVPGIKGVGPKTAVKLLEEYKGLDGIYANTGNLKGALKTKIEEGKESAYFSKELIRLRFDVPVEKDLNAYSTSQIDYEAAARLFISEELPNIAKLYSEKTIAEKALSKHEKNETSSKENLKQETGLFENLEQKTLPEMLPQELGTGEEISLPQNKGDYKLVDEAEELFKIVNEALKQGLASYDCETTSEDPLNAEVCGFSLALKEGEAYYFPLKAPCPELGEEAPKLIAFKDAQRAVTKLFDSKMTLIMHNGKFDIQAALSSKLASGISASLFDTMIAAWLLDPARSSYGMDKLAESILGVKTIRFKDLVKPGQNFSDIPLNEACPYAAEDADITFRFYKKFFPLLKKNNLEKLFFDLEMPITKLLTEMEIKGIFLKGEELTAYSKELGKELEDCEKDIYRLVGHEFNIASPKQLQEVLFEERKLTPGKKTKTGYSTDTSVLENLASEDPVPAKILDYRALAKLKSTYTDTLPKMTDKNGRIHTSFIQTGTATGRLSSRDPNLQNIPIRGNEGRKIREAFQAEKGRVLISADYSQIELVILAHLSKDQNLVEAFNKGIDVHAKTASLIFAVDINDVSQDMRRIAKTINFGVMYGMSAFRLASSLRIPRKRADEFIKAYFATYSGVSGFMANICQEAEQRGYVETIMGRRRYLPAINSKNKVEKAGAERIAVNTPIQGTAADIVKLAMLEVDKVLKKQKLDASILLQVHDELIIEAAESEREKVMSLVKEKMESVTKLSVPLRVSIESGMSWGEFH, encoded by the coding sequence ATGAAAGATACAATCTATGTTTTGGATGCCTACGGGCTTATTTACCGCTCTTATTTTGCCTTTATTTCGAGACCTCTTACAAACTCTAAGGGCGAAAATGTTTCGGCTATCTTCGGCTTTTTTAAAAGCCTTCATTCCATATTTACCGAATATAATCCTAAGCTCTTTGTTACTGCCCTCGATTCCCTTACGCCCACTTTTAGGCATGAGATGTACAAAGAATACAAGGCCACACGGGATAAAACGCCCGATGACCTCCATGCTCAAATCGACAAAATAGAAGAAATTTTAAAAACATTTAAATTGCCTACAGTCCGCTGTAACGGCTTTGAGGCCGATGATGTAATAGCTTCCATAGCCGCCCTTGCAGAAAAGGAAGGCAGGGAATGTGTGGTTATTTCTGGCGACAAGGATTTAATGCAGCTTGTATCAAAAACCACGACAATGCTTAAACCGGGGAAGATTAAGGCATGGGAAGGCTTCGATGCCGAAAATGTAAAAGAAGAATGGGGCGTTTATCCCGACGGAATGTTAGACCTTCTTTCCCTCATAGGCGACAGTGCAGACAATGTTCCCGGCATAAAGGGGGTCGGCCCGAAAACGGCCGTAAAGCTCCTTGAAGAGTATAAAGGCCTAGACGGCATCTACGCAAATACAGGAAACTTAAAGGGGGCTTTAAAAACAAAAATAGAAGAAGGAAAGGAATCGGCTTATTTTTCTAAAGAGCTTATAAGGCTCCGCTTCGATGTTCCTGTCGAAAAAGACTTAAACGCCTACTCTACTTCGCAAATAGACTATGAGGCGGCCGCCCGCCTTTTTATAAGCGAAGAGCTTCCCAATATTGCAAAGCTATATTCAGAAAAAACAATTGCCGAAAAAGCCCTGTCTAAACATGAAAAAAATGAGACTTCTTCAAAAGAAAACTTAAAACAAGAGACCGGTCTTTTTGAAAATTTGGAACAAAAGACTCTCCCTGAAATGCTCCCGCAAGAATTAGGAACAGGAGAAGAAATCTCCCTTCCTCAAAACAAGGGCGATTACAAACTTGTAGACGAAGCGGAAGAACTTTTTAAAATAGTAAACGAGGCCTTAAAACAGGGCCTTGCATCATACGACTGTGAAACCACAAGTGAAGATCCCCTAAATGCGGAAGTCTGCGGATTCTCCCTTGCCCTAAAAGAAGGAGAGGCCTATTATTTCCCCTTAAAGGCACCATGTCCCGAACTTGGAGAGGAAGCGCCAAAACTCATAGCCTTTAAGGATGCCCAAAGGGCCGTAACAAAGCTCTTTGACTCGAAGATGACTCTCATAATGCATAACGGCAAATTCGACATTCAAGCAGCCCTTTCATCAAAACTTGCAAGCGGCATTTCGGCAAGTCTTTTTGATACAATGATAGCGGCATGGCTTTTGGACCCAGCCCGCTCTTCTTACGGAATGGATAAACTTGCAGAAAGTATTTTAGGCGTAAAAACCATAAGGTTTAAAGACCTTGTAAAGCCGGGACAAAACTTTTCGGATATTCCCTTAAATGAAGCCTGTCCTTATGCTGCAGAAGATGCCGACATAACATTCCGCTTTTATAAAAAATTTTTCCCCCTCTTAAAAAAGAATAATTTGGAAAAACTTTTCTTTGACCTCGAAATGCCCATCACAAAACTTTTAACCGAGATGGAAATAAAGGGCATCTTTTTAAAGGGAGAAGAACTTACTGCCTACTCAAAAGAATTGGGAAAAGAACTTGAAGATTGCGAAAAGGATATTTACCGCCTCGTAGGCCATGAGTTTAATATAGCTTCTCCTAAACAGCTTCAAGAAGTTTTATTTGAAGAAAGAAAACTGACTCCCGGCAAAAAAACTAAAACGGGTTATTCTACGGATACTTCGGTCCTTGAAAACCTTGCTTCGGAGGATCCGGTGCCTGCAAAAATATTGGATTACAGGGCTCTTGCAAAGTTAAAATCCACATACACCGATACCCTTCCCAAGATGACGGACAAAAACGGAAGAATCCATACAAGTTTTATTCAAACGGGAACAGCTACAGGCCGCCTTTCAAGCCGAGACCCCAATTTGCAAAACATACCCATACGCGGAAACGAGGGGCGGAAGATAAGGGAAGCCTTTCAGGCAGAAAAGGGGCGAGTTCTTATTTCTGCAGATTATTCGCAGATTGAGCTTGTAATCCTTGCTCATCTTTCAAAGGATCAAAACCTAGTAGAAGCCTTTAATAAGGGAATAGACGTTCACGCCAAGACTGCAAGCCTAATCTTTGCCGTAGACATAAATGATGTAAGTCAGGATATGAGACGCATAGCAAAGACCATAAACTTCGGCGTAATGTACGGAATGAGTGCCTTCCGCCTCGCTTCTTCTTTAAGAATTCCACGCAAAAGGGCTGATGAGTTTATAAAGGCTTATTTTGCCACCTATTCCGGCGTATCCGGCTTTATGGCAAATATTTGTCAAGAAGCCGAACAAAGAGGCTATGTAGAAACTATAATGGGAAGAAGGCGTTATCTTCCGGCTATAAACAGCAAAAACAAGGTAGAAAAGGCCGGAGCCGAACGCATTGCGGTAAACACCCCGATTCAGGGCACAGCCGCCGATATAGTAAAACTTGCAATGCTCGAAGTCGATAAGGTCTTAAAAAAACAAAAACTTGATGCCTCCATACTTTTACAGGTTCATGATGAGCTTATAATAGAGGCCGCCGAATCTGAAAGAGAAAAAGTCATGTCCCTCGTAAAAGAAAAAATGGAAAGCGTAACAAAACTTTCAGTACCCTTAAGGGTAAGTATTGAATCGGGAATGAGCTGGGGAGAGTTCCACTAA